One Ostrea edulis chromosome 2, xbOstEdul1.1, whole genome shotgun sequence genomic region harbors:
- the LOC130051524 gene encoding uncharacterized protein LOC130051524, whose product MYFNHSTTTVTSFIPPQPVTQPFHLNQYITHTTSTSTSLIPPQPVPPSLHLNQYLNHSTSTSISLIPPQPVHHSYHLNQYLHHSTLNQYLTHSTSTSTSLIPPQPVPPSLHLNQYLNHSTSTSISLIPPQPVHHSYHLNQYLHHSTSTSTSITPPQPVHQPFISTSTLLIQCQLVYQSFYPNQYLNHST is encoded by the coding sequence atgtacttcaatcATTCCACAACAACCGTTACCTCATTTATTCCACCTCAACCAGTAACTCAACCATTCCACCTCAACCAGTACATCACTCATACCACCTCAACCAGTACATCACTCATACCACCTCAACCAGTACCTCCATCACTCCACCTCAACCAGTACCTCAATCACTCCACCTCAACCAGTATCTCACTCATTCCACCTCAACCAGTACATCACTCATACCACCTCAACCAGTACCTCCATCACTCCACCCTCAACCAGTACCTCACTCATTCCACCTCAACCAGTACATCACTCATACCACCTCAACCAGTACCTCCATCACTCCACCTCAACCAGTACCTCAATCACTCCACCTCAACCAGTATCTCACTCATTCCACCTCAACCAGTACATCACTCATACCACCTCAACCAGTACCTCCATCACTCCACCTCAACCAGTACCTCCATCACTCCACCTCAACCAGTACATCAACCATTCATCTCAACCAGTACATTACTCATTCAATGTCAACTAGTATATCAATCATTCTATCCCAACCAGTATCTCAATCATTCTACCTAA